Genomic DNA from Jonesia denitrificans DSM 20603:
AGGTCCTCATGAATTCTGGATCACGGTCGGGATCCTCCGGTTATAGCGGTGACCGTTCCCGCGCATTGCGTGACGACGATGACTTTGGTGCACCGATTGGTTCCGGGCGCAGTCAGGGCTTGCCGGCGTGGAAGAAGTCAGCTGCGGCGCCGCCCCCAGCACGGGTTGGTGCACCCCAAGCGAAAGATGAGGCAGATATCCCGGTCTTGCGTCAAGGCGACCGTGTGCAGCATGAGACCTTTGGGGTTGGGCGAGTTGTGATGGTTGCTGGGCAGGGGCGCAATGCCACCGCGACGGTCCACTTCGAAACTGAGGGTGAGAAACGGCTCCTGCTTCGCTACGCTCCCGTGACACGCATCGACCAATAGGTCACGACACAGCGCCGCAACACGCCCAGTAAGTGTGTCCCAGTCCACAGATGGCGACATGACGAAAGCCCTAGGGCGCGGTTAGTCTTGAAAGGATATCTCGATGTCGAGATATCTCATCCCGTCGACGGAAGGACGCAGCAGGGTGGACCTGTTCGAATACCAAGCACGCGACATATTCGAGAAGCACGGCGTTCCCGTGCTCGGCGGCGTCGTTGCCACTACACCACAAGAAGCACGCAACGGAGCCGAACAACTGGGCGGCGGAACAGTCGTCGTCAAAGCCCAAGTGAAAACCGGCGGCCGCGGAAAAGCGGGCGGCGTCAAGCTGGCACACTCACCGCAAGAAGCACACGACCGCGCCCAAGAGATCCTTGGCATGGATATCAAAGGGCACACCGTCCACCGGGTCATGATCGCGCAAGGCGCTTCAATCGACCAAGAGTTCTACGTGTCCATTCTGTTGGATCGAGCAAACCGCTCCTACCTGGCAATGGCCAGTGTGGAAGGCGGCATGGAGATCGAACAACTCGCTGTCGAACGCCCCGAAGCACTCGCGCGCGTGGCCGTTGACCCCACAGTGGGCATCGATGACGCCAAAGCAATAGAAATCGCACACGCTGCGAACTTCGCCCCCGAACTCACCGCCAAAGTCGTAGAGGTCCTCAAAAAGTTGTGGGTCGTTTACCGTGACGAAGACGCCACACTCGTGGAAGTGAACCCTCTGGTTCTGACATCCGACGGTGACATTGTGGCACTCGACGGGAAAGTCTCACTCGACGACAACGCCTCCTTCCGACACCCAGACCACGGGGACCTTGCGGACTCAGAAGCAACAGACCCACTAGAAGCAAAAGCGCAAGAAAACGACCTCAACTACGTCAAACTTGATGGCGAAGTAGGAGTCATCGGTAACGGTGCTGGGCTTGTCATGTCAACCCTCGATGTTGTTGCTTACGCAGGAGAACGCCATGGTGGTGTCCGCCCCGCAAACTTCCTTGACATCGGCGGAGGTGCATCTGCGTCCGTCATGGCCGCCGGCCTCGACGTCATCCTCGGTGACCCCCAGGTCAAGTCAGTGTTCGTCAATGTGTTCGGGGGGATCACCGCGTGTGACGAAGTCGCCAATGGGATCGTCACAGCCCTTGACATCCTTGGCGACACTGCAACCAAACCGCTCGTTGTGCGACTCGATGGCAACAACGTCGACGAAGGTCGAGCAATTTTGCGTGCAGCAGCCCACCCCCTAGTCACCCTTGCCGACACGATGGACGGCGGAGCAGACCGCGCTGCCGAACTCGCCAACGCCTGAGTCCGTAGGAGAACGACACACCATGGCAATCTTCATCAACAACGACTCACGCGTCATCGTTCAGGGAATGACCGGCGCCGAAGGTCATAAACACACCACACGCATGCTTGCCAGCGGAACCACAATCGTTGGTGGGGTCAACCCCCGTAAAGCAGGGACCTCCGTTGAGTTCCCCAGCCCACACGGATCCGTGGAAATCCCAGTATTTGGAACCGTGCGCGAAGCAATGGATGCAACGGGAGCAGACGTCTCCGTCATCTTCGTTCCCCCCGCCTTCACAAAAGCAGCCGTGAACGAAGCGATCGACGCCGGTATGCCCCTCACCGTCATCATCACTGAAGGTGTGCCTGTCGCCGACACCGCTGAATTCCACACGCGGGCACAACACGCCGGTGTGCGTCTCGTCGGCCCCAACTGCCCGGGCATCATCAGCCCAGGACAATCCAACGTGGGAATTATTCCCGCGAACATCACCGGTCGTGGCCCCATCGGTCTCGTTTCCAAGTCTGGAACGCTGACCTATCAGATGATGTACGAACTGCGGGACTTCGGTTTCTCCACGGCAATTGGAATCGGCGGCGACCCCATTATTGGGACCACGCACATTGACGCGCTCGCCGCGTTTGAAGCAGACCCCGACACCGAAGCTATCGTCATGATCGGTGAGATTGGTGGTGACGCCGAGGAACGTGCCGCAGCCTACATCTCAGAACACGTGACAAAGCCCGTTGTTGGCTACGTTGCTGGTTTCACCGCTCCTGAAGGAAAAACGATGGGACACGCCGGGGCGATCGTTTCAGGGTCATCAGGAACCGCATCGGCAAAGAAAGAAGCGCTCGAAGCTGCCGGGGTGCGGGTGGGTAAAACCCCATCAGAGACAGCCGCGTTGATGCGTGACATTCTCACCAAGAAATAGCCTTCTCCTCGCCGTGCTCGCGACACTGAGGCCCACAGGCTACCTGCCTGTGGGCCTCAATATGTTCCCGGACATCTCAACGAGTGAGACCTTTGTCCTTGCGTGACGCGAAAAAACAACTTTACTCGTGGCAATACTGTCAAGGACGCCACCCACCGGTCGAAAGAGTAAGTAACCCCGGCGGCCGGGGGAAGGGGGATACACGCACCGGGAGAAAACTATGTCGCGCATAGGCTCGCTAACCATCGCCAAAAAACTGACCGTCCTCCTTGTCTTGACAGCTCTTACACTGATCGCACTCACACTGATTTCCGTGACCGTCACTCGCGAACGCATCTACACTGAGCGCGAGGACGCTACCAGAGCGGTCGTTGAAACGGCGTGGGGCATCGTTAATTCATACGGAGAACAGGCAAAAGCTGGCACACTGAGCCAGGAAGAAGCGCAACAACAAGCGCTTGCTGTCCTGGAAGGATTGCGCTACTCAGGGGAAGAATACTTCTGGGTCAACGACATGAACCCCACCATGATCATGCACCCCTTCAAACCTGAACTCAACGGTTCCGATCTCTCCGGTAACGCGGACCCAGACGGGAAGCTCCTCTTCGTTGACATGGTCGATGTCGTCTCGGCGAACGGCGAAGGGTTCGTGAACTATCAATGGCCAAAACCAGGAGTCGACGCACCACAACCCAAAGTGTCGTACGTTAAAGGGTATGAACCCTGGGGGTGGATTGTCGGTTCTGGAGTCTACGTTGACGATGTCAACGCCGCTGTCATGAGAGACGGAGGGCTCCTCATGGCCGCGGCCGCTGTGCTTGTCGCACTCGTCGGCGCCGTCACTCTGGGGGTGAAGCGTTCTATTGTGCGTCCCATCAACACCGTGACCGCAGCGCTGCGTAGTTCAGATGTCACCACCCGACTCGACGTCGGAGCAAGCCGTACGGAACTAGATCACCTCGCACACGCTCTCAACGGAATGCTCGATCGAACTACAGACATCACCACCGGTGTTGCACAAGCCGCCCACGGAATTGACGCGGCCGCAGCGCAACTTGCGCAATCAAGCGAAGAAATCGCGCGAACCGCACACGACTCGGCAACCCGCACCACACAAGTCACCCAAATGTCCCACCGTGTGTCTGAAGGAATCTCCACTGTCGCTGCGGGAGCTCAACAAATGGGAGCGTCCATTGCAGAAATCTCCCGTGGCGCCAACGAAGTGTCTGCGATGGCATCCAACGCTGTTGCTTCCTCACAGTCAGTGACCACGACCGTCACCGAACTCGGTGAATCCTCCGCCGCGATTAACGATGTGGTGCGAGCCATCACATCGATTGCGGAACAAACCAACCTGCTCGCCCTCAACGCCACTATCGAAGCGGCCCGAGCCGGAGACGCCGGGAAAGGGTTCGCCGTGGTCGCATCAGAAGTCAAAGATCTCGCCCAAGAAACAGCGCGCGCAACGGGCGATATCACCTCACGCGTGGAATCGATCCAAGCTGCGGTCGAGAAAGCTGCACAGAACATCGCAGACATCACGCAACTGGTGATCTCGATCAATGATCACCAAACTACGATCGCGGGTGCGGTCGAGGAACAAACAGCAACCACTCATGAGATTGTTACCTCGGTGACAGCAATCTCAGAAGCAAGCCACAATATGACGAGCGCCCTGGAAGCTGTCAGCGAAGCAACTGACCTGTCCACGTCTGAGGCAGAGCGTGTCCGTAGCGCGGCTAGCCAACTGCTCACAACAGCCGGGGACCTCCAGGCCAGTTTGTCCGTATTCACGACAGCGACGCACTCGAGTAACCAGTAACGACACCTGCGATGCCCGGCGCCCCATCAGGTTCTACTTGGTGGGGCGCTGCCATACTCGCGTTTGGTAGTCGCGAATCGACCGGTCAGAGGAAAAGAACCCAGTACGCGCCACGTTGAGAATAGCGCTGCGTGTCCACTGATCTGGGTTGGCGTAGTGACGGTCGACGGCTTCTTGGCACCGTGCGTAGTCCTCGTAATCCGCGAGAGCCATGAACCGGTCGTTCCACAGCCAGTCGGATACAAGCGACTCGTAACGCCCAGGTTCAGAGGGGCTAAAAGCTCCTGACGAGATGGTGTCGATGGCCAAAGCAAGATCAGCAGATTGCTCATAGACAGTGTGGGGGTGGTAGCCGTCGCGTTGTCGTTGGACAACGTCAGGTTCTGTCATTCCAAACAAGAAGAAATTGTCTGGGCCAACGAGTTCACGGATTTCCACGTTAGCGCCGTCCAGCGTGCCAATAGTCAACGCACCGTTCAGCGCAAATTTCATGTTGCCTGTTCCCGACGCTTCCTTGCCGGCTAACGAGATTTGCTCAGACAGATCTGCGGCAGGGATCGCGGTTTCTGCGAGTGTGACGTTGTAGTTAGCTGGAAAGGCAATGCTTAAGTAGGGGCGAATCTCGTCGTCCGCATTGAGCGTTGTGGCGACAGCGTTGATGAGCGAAATCGTTTCCTTGGCAAGCCGATACCCGGGGGCCGCCTTTGCACCGAAGAACACAGTGCGTGGGGTAACCGTTGCAAGGTCAATCAGTCCATTCTTCATTTTCGCGTATTGGGTAATGACATGCAGAATTCGCAGTGACTGCCGTTTGTACTCGTGGAGACGTTTCACCATGACGTCGAGCATGGCGTTGGTGTTGAGTTCGATCCCATCACGATTAGCAAGCGTGCGAGCAAGTCGTTCTTTGTTGTTGTGCTTGACTTCCCGGAAGGCTGCGATGAAGGCGGGGTCATCGACGTGGTCCTCGAGTCCACGCAGGAGATCAAGGTCCTTGAGCCACCTGTCACCAACATTGAGGGTGTCAGAGATGAGGCTGGCTAGTTCAGGATTTGCCAGTGCGAGGAAGCGCCGCGGTGTGACCCCATTGGTGACGTTGGTAAAACGATCCGGCCAATACGATGCGAATTGTGCCAATACCGAGGTGCGCAGAAGCTCTGAATGAAGTTCTGCTACCCCATTGACTGTGCGGGATCCGACTGTTGCTAGGTGTGCCATACGCACCGCGCGAACCGGGTGTTCTTGGATGAGGGACATTGATCGAACGCGGAGTTCGTCCGCCCCGGATCGGCGGAGGTCATCGAGGAAGTGGTGGTTGATGGCGAAGATGATCTCAAGGTGCCGTGGCAGAAGCGGCCCCAGGATGTCAAGTGGCCATACTTCCAGGGCTTCAGGAAGGAGTGTGTGGCAGGTGTAGTTGAAGGTCTGTTGGGTGATGTGCCATGCGTCATCCCAGCTCAGGCCGTGCTCATCGAGGAGAAGTCGCATGAGCTCAGGAATGGCGATGACGGGGTGTGTGTCGTTGAGCTGGATGGTGACGGCATCAGGGAGAGTGTGGAGCGAGCGTCCGGCCTTGAGGTGTCTGGTGAGCAGGTCATGGAGGGACGCTGCCGCGAAGAAGTACTGCTGGGTCAGACGAAGTGTGCGTCCTTGGGGAGTGGAATCTTCGGGATAGAGGACGTGTGAGATTGTTTCTGCGTAGGTGCGTGCAGCGACTGCTTTTTCGTAGTCTCCTGAGTTGAATATGGTGAGGTCGAAGGCATCTGTTGCTCGTGCACTCCATAACCTCAGGAGATTGACAGTGTGGGACTTGTATCCGGGAACGAGGTAGTCACAAGGAATGGCAAGGACGTGCCGTTCGGGTACCCAGCGTCGTGTTGTGTTGTCACCGTCAACGTGTCCACCAAGATGGACTGTGACTGCGCGTTCTGGATGGCTGATCTCCCATGGGCTTCCGTGAGCCAGCCAGGTGTCTGGTTGTTCGTGTTGATTTCCGTCCTGAAATGTTTGTCGGAAGATGCCATAGTCGTACCGTATTCCGTACCCTGTGGCGGGGATCTCCAGGGTGGCGAGGGAATCCATGAAGCAGGCAGCAAGTCTTCCTAGTCCGCCGTTACCGAGGCCTGGTTCGACTTCTCGGCTGGTGATGTCGTCGAGTGATAGACCTAGGGAGGCGAGGGCCTCTCGAGCTGTGTCGGTGAGTTCAGTGGCGAGGAGTGCGTTGCGGGTTTGGGTACCCAGGAGATATTCGGCGGACAGGTAGGCGACGTGTCGTTGCGGTGTGGTTGACGGATTGCCGTGGGTGGTCTGCCACGTGTCGATGAGTTCGGCTCGTACTGTGTGGGCGAGTGCGGTACGCAGGTCGACGTCGCTAGCGCTGTGGAGGTCGACTCCGCGGAGATGACGCAGTGTGGTGGTGAAGCGGTCGGCGAAGTGTGTGGCGTCCATGTCAGTCCGTTTCGCTGTGGGGCGGGCAAAGGGGGAGCGCGATACTGCCGCTGGTTGCGATGCTACCGGTTGGAGGCTCACGGCACCTGGGTTCTTTGACTGTCGATGCGTGGGCGGTTTAGTAGGCGGGGTCCGTTCGCCTGTGGTTGGCGTCACGTGGCGCGGGTTTGATTTCGGTGCTGGGAGTGGGTAGTGTTTTCATTCGTTGGCCTGCACGGCAGATAGCGAATAGTTATCTGGTTCGGGTTCTTCTCCCTGATGATTGTCCTGCTGTTGTGGTGGGGTGGTTGTTGTGGGTTTGTGGTTTGTTATCTCAATAGTGTGTTTTGTAGTTGTTTTGTTTGTTGTCTGGCTGCCTTGTTTGGTGGTTGGATTTTTTTAGTCAATTTTGCGATGGCTGCCTGTTTGGGTGGTTGTTGTGGGGTTGGGATTTTCTTTGTATGGATGAGGGCTGGCTGCCTTGTTTGGTGGTTGGTTTTTGTTTGGTTTTTATGGAGAGTTTGATCCTGGCTCAGGACGAACGCTGGCGGCGTGCTTAACACATGCAAGTCGAACGATGATGACCGGAGCTTGCTTTGGTTGGATTAGTGGCGAACGGGTGAGTAACACGTGAGTAACCTGCCCCCTTCTTCGGGATAACCATTGGAAACGGTGGCTAATACCGGGTATGACATCAGATCGCATGGTTTGGTGTGGAAAGGTTTTTTCTGGTGGGGGATGGGCTCGCGGCCTATCAGCTTGTTGGTGGGGTGATGGCCTACCAAGGCTTTGACGGGTAGCCGGCCTGAGAGGGCGACCGGCCACACTGGGACTGAGACACGGCCCAGACTCCTACGGGAGGCAGCAGTGGGGAATATTGCACAATGGGGGAAACCCTGATGCAGCGACGCCGCGTGGGGGATGAAGGCCTTCGGGTTGTAAACCCCTTTCAGTAAGGAACAAGGCCATGATTGTTGTTGTGGTTGAGGGTACTTGCAGAAGAAGCGCCGGCTAACTACGTGCCAGCAGCCGCGGTAATACGTAGGGCGCAAGCGTTGTCCGGAATTATTGGGCGTAAAGAGCTCGTAGGCGGTTTGTCGCGTCTGTCGTGAAATCCCGATGCTTAACGTCGGGCTTGCGGTGGGTACGGGCAGGCTGGAGTGCGGTAGGGGTGACTGGAATTCCTGGTGTAGCGGTGGAATGCGCAGATATCAGGAGGAACACCGATGGCGAAGGCAGGTCACTGGGCCGTTACTGACGCTGAGGAGCGAAAGCATGGGGAGCGAACAGGATTAGATACCCTGGTAGTCCATGCCGTAAACGTTGGGCACTAGGTGTGGGGATTGTTCCACGATTCCTGTACCGTAGCTAACGCATTAAGTGCCCCGCCTGGGGAGTACGGCCGCAAGGCTAAAACTCAAAGGAATTGACGGGGGCCCGCACAAGCGGCGGAGCATGCGGATTAATTCGATGCAACGCGAAGAACCTTACCAAGGCTTGACATACGCTAGATCGCTCCAGAGATGGGGTTTTCCTTTGGACTGGTGTACAGGTGGTGCATGGTTGTCGTCAGCTCGTGTCGTGAGATGTTGGGTTAAGTCCCGCAACGAGCGCAACCCTTGTTCTATGTTGCCAGCACGTAATGGTGGGGACTCATGGGAGACTGCCGGGGTCAACTCGGAGGAAGGTGGGGACGACGTCAAATCATCATGCCCCTTATGTCTTGGGCTTCACGCATGCTACAATGGCCGGTACAATGGGTTGCGATACTGTGAGGTGGAGCGAATCCCTAAAAGCCGGTCTCAGTTCGGATTGGGGTCTGCAACTCGACCCCATGAAGTCGGAGTCGCTAGTAATCGCAGATCAGCAACGCTGCGGTGAATACGTTCCCGGGCCTTGTACACACCGCCCGTCAAGTCACGAAAGTTGGTAACACCCGAAGCCGGCGGCCTAACCCCTTTTTTGGGGAGGGAGTTGTCGAAGGTGGGACTGGCGATTGGGACTAAGTCGTAACAAGGTAGCCGTACCGGAAGGTGCGGCTGGATCACCTCCTTTCTAAGGAGTAACACGTTCCCCTTTTTTTGTGTGATGGGTTCCCTTTGTTGTGAAGGGGGCTGGGCACGGGGGTTTGTGGTTGTGGAAAGCAAACATTTTTGTGATGGCTATGAGACACACTGTTGGGTTATCGGGTCGCAAACCTGGTTGTTCCCTGCTTTGCCTGGCTTCATGTCATGTCTTGTTGTTTGATGTGATTGTGGTTGGGTGTGGGTGGGGGTTGGTTTGTGGTTGGTTGTCTGCCTTGTGTGGTTGCGCTTTGTGGTGTGGCTGTGTGGGGTGGGTTTGTTGGTTGTGAACTGGATAGTGGACGTGATGATGCATCTTTGTGTGTCTGTAATGTTTTTTTGTTGTTGTTAGTGTTTTAGAGCACATGGTGGATGCCTTGGCATCAGGAGCCGATGAAGGACGTGGTAGCCTGCGTTAAGCCTCGGGGAGTTGGCAAACAAGCTGTGATCCGAGGGTGTCCGAATGGGGAAACCTACCTGGAGTTATGTTCAGGTGCCGTCGTTTGAATGTATAGGACGATGGGTGGGAACGTCGGGAAGTGAAACATCTTAGTACCGACAGGAAGAGATATTCCGTGAGTATTGGCGAGAGAAAGCGGATGAGGCTAAACCGTGCGTGTGTGATACCCGGCAGGGGTTGCGCGTATCGGGGTTGTGGGACCTTTCGTTTCTAGTCTGCCGGCTAGTTGCAAAGTGAGAAAGTCATTGTGTAGGTGAAGCTGGTGGGAAACAGCGGCGTAGAGGGTGAGACCCCCGTAACTGAAACATGGTGGCCTTTGTGTGGAGTGTTCCCAAGTAGCACGGGGCTCGAGGAATCTCGTGTGAATCTGGCAAGACCACTTGCTAAGCCTAAATACTCCCTGATGACCGATAGCGGATAGTACCGTGAGGGAATGGTGAAAAGTAGCCCGGGAGGGCAGTGAAATAGTACCTGAAACCATGTGCTTACAATCCGTCGGAGCCTCCTTAGTTGGGGTGACGGCGTGCCTTTTGAAGAATGAGCCTGCGAGTTAGTGCTCAGTGGCGAGGTTAACCTGTTGGAGGGTAGCCGTAGCGAAAGCGAGTCTGAATAGGGCGTTTTTAGTCGCTGGGTCTAGACCCGAAGCGAAGTGATCTACCCATGGGCAGGTTGAAGCGCGGGTAAGACCGTGTGGAGGACCGAACCCACCTAGGTTGAAAACTGGGGGGATGACCTGTGGGTAGGGGTGAAAGGCCAATCAAACTTCGTGATAGCTGGTTCTCCCCGAAATGCATTTAGGTGCAGCCTTACGTGTTGCTTGCCGGAGGTAGAGCTACTGGATAGCCGATGGG
This window encodes:
- the sucC gene encoding ADP-forming succinate--CoA ligase subunit beta, translated to MDLFEYQARDIFEKHGVPVLGGVVATTPQEARNGAEQLGGGTVVVKAQVKTGGRGKAGGVKLAHSPQEAHDRAQEILGMDIKGHTVHRVMIAQGASIDQEFYVSILLDRANRSYLAMASVEGGMEIEQLAVERPEALARVAVDPTVGIDDAKAIEIAHAANFAPELTAKVVEVLKKLWVVYRDEDATLVEVNPLVLTSDGDIVALDGKVSLDDNASFRHPDHGDLADSEATDPLEAKAQENDLNYVKLDGEVGVIGNGAGLVMSTLDVVAYAGERHGGVRPANFLDIGGGASASVMAAGLDVILGDPQVKSVFVNVFGGITACDEVANGIVTALDILGDTATKPLVVRLDGNNVDEGRAILRAAAHPLVTLADTMDGGADRAAELANA
- the sucD gene encoding succinate--CoA ligase subunit alpha; translated protein: MAIFINNDSRVIVQGMTGAEGHKHTTRMLASGTTIVGGVNPRKAGTSVEFPSPHGSVEIPVFGTVREAMDATGADVSVIFVPPAFTKAAVNEAIDAGMPLTVIITEGVPVADTAEFHTRAQHAGVRLVGPNCPGIISPGQSNVGIIPANITGRGPIGLVSKSGTLTYQMMYELRDFGFSTAIGIGGDPIIGTTHIDALAAFEADPDTEAIVMIGEIGGDAEERAAAYISEHVTKPVVGYVAGFTAPEGKTMGHAGAIVSGSSGTASAKKEALEAAGVRVGKTPSETAALMRDILTKK
- a CDS encoding methyl-accepting chemotaxis protein, with the translated sequence MSRIGSLTIAKKLTVLLVLTALTLIALTLISVTVTRERIYTEREDATRAVVETAWGIVNSYGEQAKAGTLSQEEAQQQALAVLEGLRYSGEEYFWVNDMNPTMIMHPFKPELNGSDLSGNADPDGKLLFVDMVDVVSANGEGFVNYQWPKPGVDAPQPKVSYVKGYEPWGWIVGSGVYVDDVNAAVMRDGGLLMAAAAVLVALVGAVTLGVKRSIVRPINTVTAALRSSDVTTRLDVGASRTELDHLAHALNGMLDRTTDITTGVAQAAHGIDAAAAQLAQSSEEIARTAHDSATRTTQVTQMSHRVSEGISTVAAGAQQMGASIAEISRGANEVSAMASNAVASSQSVTTTVTELGESSAAINDVVRAITSIAEQTNLLALNATIEAARAGDAGKGFAVVASEVKDLAQETARATGDITSRVESIQAAVEKAAQNIADITQLVISINDHQTTIAGAVEEQTATTHEIVTSVTAISEASHNMTSALEAVSEATDLSTSEAERVRSAASQLLTTAGDLQASLSVFTTATHSSNQ
- a CDS encoding glycogen/starch/alpha-glucan phosphorylase, encoding MDATHFADRFTTTLRHLRGVDLHSASDVDLRTALAHTVRAELIDTWQTTHGNPSTTPQRHVAYLSAEYLLGTQTRNALLATELTDTAREALASLGLSLDDITSREVEPGLGNGGLGRLAACFMDSLATLEIPATGYGIRYDYGIFRQTFQDGNQHEQPDTWLAHGSPWEISHPERAVTVHLGGHVDGDNTTRRWVPERHVLAIPCDYLVPGYKSHTVNLLRLWSARATDAFDLTIFNSGDYEKAVAARTYAETISHVLYPEDSTPQGRTLRLTQQYFFAAASLHDLLTRHLKAGRSLHTLPDAVTIQLNDTHPVIAIPELMRLLLDEHGLSWDDAWHITQQTFNYTCHTLLPEALEVWPLDILGPLLPRHLEIIFAINHHFLDDLRRSGADELRVRSMSLIQEHPVRAVRMAHLATVGSRTVNGVAELHSELLRTSVLAQFASYWPDRFTNVTNGVTPRRFLALANPELASLISDTLNVGDRWLKDLDLLRGLEDHVDDPAFIAAFREVKHNNKERLARTLANRDGIELNTNAMLDVMVKRLHEYKRQSLRILHVITQYAKMKNGLIDLATVTPRTVFFGAKAAPGYRLAKETISLINAVATTLNADDEIRPYLSIAFPANYNVTLAETAIPAADLSEQISLAGKEASGTGNMKFALNGALTIGTLDGANVEIRELVGPDNFFLFGMTEPDVVQRQRDGYHPHTVYEQSADLALAIDTISSGAFSPSEPGRYESLVSDWLWNDRFMALADYEDYARCQEAVDRHYANPDQWTRSAILNVARTGFFSSDRSIRDYQTRVWQRPTK